From Rhododendron vialii isolate Sample 1 chromosome 7a, ASM3025357v1:
GCGCTTGATGACCATGTCGCGCGTGGGGTTGACGTAGACGAGGGGGGCGCGGCGGGGGTAGGGCTCGAGGAGCCAGATCACGACGGGGATGTTGTAGGTGGCGGAGTGGAATAGGATCGGGACGGTGCCGTCGGCCTGGAGGAGGGTTGAGGAGCGGCCGTCGGCGTGGGTGTAGAGCGCGGTTTTGGGGGCGAGACTGGGGTAGGACTCGGTCAGGGTCACGAGGTGCTGGCGGATCAGCCACTTGGAGTCTTCGGAGTAGGGGAGGGAGGATGGGCCGCGCTGGGAGAGGAGGTTGCTGAGGAACTGTTGGATGTATTGGCCGGGGTTTGACGAcggttgtggtggcggtggcgagCCGCCGTGGAAGAATGGTGGTGGTGCCATTACGGATGGTGATTGGGCTTTGAAATTCTTCGTTTTTCGGCTTTCGAGGGTTGAACAGAAACCCAATTGGTGTGAATTCGAAGGTTGGGTATTTATAATTCCAGTAATGCTACACAGAGCGAAAGTGCACACATTTGTTGTGGGGCCTATTATGAGTCTCATATAAATAATCTGaattgttcattaaatgtaaaacattttccaagaGCCTCCACGAAAAATtggctcaatccaatacttataggtactcaatttaattatttaatttttcattcgaatttcagaataatgaaaagttagatgattgaatcaagcatctatagatatcggattaaactgatttttctcgaagaatctagaaaaaatattttacatttaatgaacggcttggatcatttgtttGGGACCTAGAGTGGGCCTCACACAAGAATTTGTTTGTGCGCGATCTGTGTGAAAATTGTCTATGTGAACAGACTTACTGTTTATAGAACGTATGTATTCTGACAATTCggtaggctttgtttggaactcgAGGAAAGtgagaaatgaaaggaaaaatgaaaaaaaattctctcccGTTATTCGGtttgaagagaaagatgagtgaaaatagaaaattttaacTGTGTGAATAGAACAATTTCcttctcaattttctctccttttcctttctcttattTTCTCAACTTCCAAACATTATTGTTTGTTTGGaacaaatggaaaagaaagaaaatgaaagaggaaAATGGAATCGAAGACCCTGTAGTGCACCATCATAGGACATAATCTCAATcgtctaaaaatattttcaacggTCCGAATCAAAgaaaaactctttcaaaaaagagaaaactcaAAATTATGTGAACCACCATCACGTGAATGTACGTACATGTAAGAGTTTGTGTACGCATGTGGTACATTGTATTAATACATTATTGACATGTGACAATAATCACATGATACTCGAAATTTGATCACTAGAACCTATGTATCGAagtgatagtttttttttttaacagcaaaaaataatttatgaatttttggaGACAATATACTTCTTTAAAAACAGAAGAAgataatataaaataaaataaaataaaaggagCAGGGCACGACAGCATTGAGGGCCCACACATCACAACATTTTATAATCATAATGGATTGTCCTGAAAATTAAGCTACGAGTTTAGGAGTTTACTTTCTCCTATGTCTCCGGTTTAAAATCACATAGGCACAATCAACTCAACTATTGTGAACCAATCCATATGATGTTTTGCTGTAGCTTTTATCGAGCTCAATCAAACTAATAAACAGTGGAATTCATCCCAAGGGAAAAATTCCTTTCCGCATAAGCTAGCTTGGACACCCCAAGTAAGAGAAGGAAACTAACCAGTCTAAATATATGCTGTGCTGGTAACAAATAACTTACAGAATTTTGACATCACTTACAAAACAAGACTCAAAGGCCCAGCCTCCCCAAAACTAGACAAGTCTCAATTGAGCCACAACATATAAATAATCTAAGTTCACTGTATGCCTAGAAAATGACCTGCCATTGTTTCCAGGTTCTGAATTGACCCGAGTCGCCAATAGAGTTGGGTTATGCTCTAAATCCAAAAACCTAACACAACTTTTACGCAGGTTGAAAACCTTAAATACAAAACAAGACTCGAAGGCCCAGCCTCcccaaaactggacaagtctcAATTGAGCCACAACATATAAATAATCTAAGTTCACTATATGCCCAGAAAATGACCTGCCTTCGTTTCCAGGTTCTGAATTTACCCGAGTCGCCAATAGAGTTGGGTTATGCTCTAAATCCAAAAACCTAACACAACTTTTACACAGGTTGAAAACCACAAAGCCAAAAATCCGATACTGCAAGTGAAAGTCTTCACCAACTTGGTgggttgaaaaaaagaagaagaataagctAACTTTGCGCAACAAAGATCGCATAACCTTCGGTAGCTTTCAAGAAATTTTGAGCCGTATCATTTGCTTGCCGATAAGGTTATCTCCTGCTTAACTTGTATCGGTCATTTAAGTTTTCCTCTTAGATTGGCATATTAAAGTGCTTCTCCCAAGTCCCATATGTTGAACTTAAGTGCTTCTCCCAAGTCCCATAAGTTGAACTGAAGTTTCCTCCACCATTCTGCTGAGCATAGTCAGTTATAACATCgcgggcacaaacatcccaacTCTTTGCTATCTCTTCAACTGACATAGGTTGCAATACATTTCGCATAATGACGCAGAGCTTTGACTTTGCTTTTCCCAATAAATCTTCACATCCAGCACTGTCAAACACCAAAACTATATTAAAGCGTAGGAAAGCAAGATATGTACCAGGAAAAACAAACAGATAGAAGAAAATGATATGTATCTCTCTTGCTGAACAACGCTATCAACTTGGGAGAAACCAAAGTGACAGATTGACTTTTTCTTACAAGACCTAACCTATACTTACTTTTAAGTAATTAGAACGAATGTTTTAGAGGCAAATCCGCACTGTGAGGCATTTTATTCCTCCTCATGACGCAAGGAGTTAGCATTTAGAATTCTGGTTTTGAGCAATGAGAGGCATGGAACATGTTATTCTCAATGTTTGGTATTTGGGATATGGCTGGATTCATTGGCTCCAGTGTATGAGAGTTGGGAGGTGGGTGCTATGTGCAGAAGGTGAAACATATTGGAAGGTGGCGCCTTAGTGTTTGATGTGGAGTATATAGAAGGAGCTGAATCATTGTACTTTTGATGATGTGGATAGGGACAGTACATGAGTTTAAATTTGCTTTTAGTCCACTCCTGTTTGTTGAACTTGTAAATTATGAAAACCTACATTCTGTTTTCTTAATTTTATTCAAGAACTCAAGCTTATTGTTGAACATTGGTTATTGGACATCAATGCAATCATGCGataatattttcaaacttttgaGTAAAAAAAACCACGTATGAAGGAGGGACCACATGACACTAGTATAGAAAGAATTAGACAAGTGATGCCTACGGGCTGCAGCTTTATTGAATAAATGACAAGAATGACTTGCATATGAAATCAAACGTAATGGCATCTCTCACCTGACTTTTGCTGGCAACTTGTCTAGGAGTATAGGGGAGCAATCTGGATAATTCCTTGGAATAAACAACAACAAGGGACTGAGAAGCGACTGCATAGCCACAAAGGCACAAATAAATTTTACAACGgcaaaacacaaaattgataatCACTTTGCACAACCATATGTCTATAAGACTACAACACACCATTATGGCTGAAGCATGTTCTGACGTCATGTCGGGATTGATCGTCACTGCATTAAAAGAGCACCTGACAATGGTTCCTTCACTACCTTCACTTGCAGATGTCCCACATGTAGAATTAACTTCTTCTTCACTGATATCAACCACAGTATCAACTAATCGCCGGTTTATCTCTCTTATTTCTTGCACTAGGGTACACTTTACCTGCAAGGTTATGTATTAATGGACATAAGGAAGGTCTTAGAATGCCTATTTGCTTCAGTTATCTCTCCATTAAGCAATACTCGAAATGCACATCAGTAGTTGCCTCTGCTATCATTTCCAAACAATGGAACTCAGTCATCATTCCTAGTCCATACTAAAGGTCAGTGACAGTCCAACCTTAGAGACGGGGCATGCACCATCTTCTCAAGTGATTTGCAGCTattgaaggtataaataataaagttgctcctctctctaatagcttaagcttttagatgagttgatgGTTAACAATTTAATATGGTATAATCAAAGCAGGCACTAGATCTTATGTTCAAATCTCACCACATACCgaatgttaaaatatttacacgtgtTTAACCCGATTATGGAGGAGAGCCtagctacacgtgagggggtgtgttgaaggtataaataataaagttgcccctctctctaatagcttaagcttttagatgagttggtggttaacaatctattAGCAGCCAATGTCAATCTTAAAGTTATAcaattatatttacacaaaaaGCTCGAGTCCCATTTTCTTTGGCGAATAGACATCGATGGGACAGTTCTTGAAATCATTCAAAACAGCACATATAGACCGAAAACTAAATAACCCATTTTGACGagaatattttctattttttgaatcACAGAAGCACCATTCTCTAGAAATAAATATAGTAGTGAGgagcaaaaccaaaataaacatCCAAACATGGGAACCGCTAGTTTTAGATTATCTACTTGTTAAGAATAAGGAATATACTATTATCAACTACAGCGCTGATGGTATATCTTAGACTTTAGCTTGACTTTATCTGTGGGGGGAAACTACTAGAATGATGAAGTTTCTACTGGATAAAAGATGGTCCAGTCTACACTTAATGGTGGGAATGGTCAGGGATAAGACTAAACTGATGCACTAGAAAAATTGATTGCAAAAACAAATACTCTCAAACCTTGAGTAGGCTCCCTATATATCTATATGCATAAATGCTACCAGTAGATGGAGGGCATTAGGTTAAAGAATTAAGGTAGgaaatttaaaataaatggcACCCTATGTTCTAATTCTTGAATTGGGGATTGCTAAGCCAACCACTTGTGCTATCTACTTTCAAGTTTAAGAAACATCAGAGACTTGAGGAAGCTCTTTCAAACACATTTCATTCGCTGAAACAAATGGCAGCAAAACAATTTGGAAGACAAAAAGATGCAAGAGAAAAGCATCTGGCAATCAAAAAGTATATCCATGAGTTAGTTGTGTCAAAGGACAGGTGCAGAAATTGATGATTCTTAGTTACGAAAATACTCTTAACTCTTGCATTGTTTCAAATAATCGTATTGCAACAGGTCCTTCTGGAGCCCACAAACTTGGCTACCTAGGGAAAGATGTAAGACAAGGTGGGGTGGACAACCTACGCAGTTAGCCTGCCATCTGTTTGTCGATAAACATCTATCTGGGCCTGAACGGCGGCATAAAAGCCTTGGAACATCCGCCGCTCTGGTAGTTAAAGGTCGAGATACTGTCAGTAAGAGAAATTATTGAGAAGTATGGTTTGACTGAAAGGCGAGGTCCACCTTATTGTATTTCTACATCTAGGAAATGAAATTGTCAGAAGATAGCACTACATGGCAAGGGATAAATCTAATAGGACGAAGACCAACTTTGACTGAGGACTTGGATTTATGTTCTGGTAGGTGGACAACTTCAGTAGTGAATCACAGAACTAAAGTTAAACAAATGGCAACACTTAGATGTAAGTGATAGAAACAAATATTAGCTTCTCAACGCAAGACTGGTTGGGATCCCTGTATATGAAGTAGAATGACAAAAACTTATAAATCGCATCTTGTCATCGGGAAGAAACTTCTAGAGCATGTAACATACCTCACCTCTAGGCCTCTTGTTATAAGATGTTGCAGTTGAATCTTCACATTTCTCTGGATCGGTTAATTGCTTGAAACTATCAGTCTTGCTGCTAGATGCACAAATGTTCGATTGTACAGCTCCTATATGGCgcctcattttcatttttctagaaTTCCAGTCTAGCTTTTCTCCTTGTATAGCCACTCCCGCCAAATCCTCACCAATTGCAGATCGAGATCCATTACCTGGTTTTGATGCAGCTGCACTATCAACCAATCTCACAACTGACTCCATGTCACTAATGGAAGCTCTTAATGATTTGTATGACAGAGATCTCACCTACAATAAACAAATTACACAAGTCTCATTcatttgaaaaaatgtattccatgcaagaaaaattcaaatgcaTAAATTAGGAAAGTCGCAACATGTTACACTAACCGCTTTGACTAATCGCTGAATAGGCTCCTCAGTTAACCTTGACTCACAAAAATTTGTTGTTGAAACCTGATTTTGATTGCCATCCAGACCATCACTCTCACCAAGCAAGTATGACGGTGATAGCCCAGGAGTGGAAATTACATAGGAAGTGTGTAGAGGCAGTTTACTAGAAGATTCTTTAAATTCAACATCTCCAGAACTTGCAAGTGAGGAAACAACAGAAGTAAGTTTAATGGGATCCCCTTTAGTGAGGAATGGACCGATGGAAGTTGAAGGAGAAGGCCCAACAGAccttgaatttggagaattcAAACGACTCCCAGAATTTGCAAAAGGCGTATGCAATATTTTCTGGTCAAACTGTGGGGAATAAAATTGAGAAACTTGAGGAGACGAAGCCTCAATGACTTGTGGCGAAGGAGGTCCAGACCTTAAAATATGGGGATTACTTACTGAGAGCTTGCCCGTCGAGTGGTTTTGCAGAAAACTCCCTTCTTTAAAACCGATTCCTTGTCTCACTTTCATGTTGTTTACGTCATTCAGATGAAGCTGTCGAATCTGGTGTGCCTCTGTCTGTTGCACTGATTGCTTTGTCATTTGACGTATTTGAGGTTGTCGCTTCGCCAGCCGAGACTTTATCATTTGCTGTTCATTTTGTTGAAGGACACACATGTTTTGAGACGTGTTAGAACTCAAATCAAAGTGACTAATTATCCGTTGTGGCACATTACCAACACTTCGTGATGATGAGGTGTTTCCAGGGTTCTGTAATGATAAACTGACAACATTTCCTCGTTCTGCATCGAAATTGTTACCAAGCTGTTGTATTGGTCCCTGAGAAGATACTTTTGAATCTTGTATTATGCtttttgccttcttcttttccatttctgtTACAGAAGGATGTGAGCTCATTGATTGCAGAAGGGGATTAGTTTGGTTTCCATTTAACTGCACTTCAGGATTTTGGAATTGTGGCCGAAGCCGTTGTACAGACCGCACATCATGCGGAGGAGGCCGTTCTTGTTGTAGTGAAGAAATGGACCTTTTGGGTTTGAAATATCTTCGGAGAACCTTGTTTACAAATTCCTCAAAGTCATGCAAACTTCTTTCGACACTTGGTGACATCTGAGATTTGGGTAAGTGTAATAAGTTATGGGCTGTCTTGCATGCAGTCCCAAGTGCTTTGCACTTCTCATACTCAGCCATCCTGGGGTGTTGTGGAATAGAATCCATCTGAAGAACATAAAGTAAActggtttttcaattttaaatatACA
This genomic window contains:
- the LOC131334807 gene encoding mediator of RNA polymerase II transcription subunit 15a-like isoform X1, with product MVNKNTNSENSSIPQNAEGNRGGRVLSSKNTVSSRKQQQVQDAEQYEYKQQNQLLKPNCNPRNIPHSVIKTEILFQEQQPICLSQRQQPVMQPSSVLQSAPSSAFHQNPQQNPIYDKKGKQKLQQPILSLQQQFSNATNSRDENNSRSNVYLLGHQNNASSLSSQFRNSSMYNTEKTIYRGPQAEVMVQQQLQRMEANSLPHNQQLLYQMQAQQANLQSQPNPLQQGKSVQPSGSLLLPQHLFEQQKQASESQSNFPVVSSMAIGCTSQISHTNGDDWKEELYQKIQTYKDLYVPDLNVMYRKISSIIQEMDSIPQHPRMAEYEKCKALGTACKTAHNLLHLPKSQMSPSVERSLHDFEEFVNKVLRRYFKPKRSISSLQQERPPPHDVRSVQRLRPQFQNPEVQLNGNQTNPLLQSMSSHPSVTEMEKKKAKSIIQDSKVSSQGPIQQLGNNFDAERGNVVSLSLQNPGNTSSSRSVGNVPQRIISHFDLSSNTSQNMCVLQQNEQQMIKSRLAKRQPQIRQMTKQSVQQTEAHQIRQLHLNDVNNMKVRQGIGFKEGSFLQNHSTGKLSVSNPHILRSGPPSPQVIEASSPQVSQFYSPQFDQKILHTPFANSGSRLNSPNSRSVGPSPSTSIGPFLTKGDPIKLTSVVSSLASSGDVEFKESSSKLPLHTSYVISTPGLSPSYLLGESDGLDGNQNQVSTTNFCESRLTEEPIQRLVKAVRSLSYKSLRASISDMESVVRLVDSAAASKPGNGSRSAIGEDLAGVAIQGEKLDWNSRKMKMRRHIGAVQSNICASSSKTDSFKQLTDPEKCEDSTATSYNKRPRGEVKCTLVQEIREINRRLVDTVVDISEEEVNSTCGTSASEGSEGTIVRCSFNAVTINPDMTSEHASAIMSLLSPLLLFIPRNYPDCSPILLDKLPAKVSAGCEDLLGKAKSKLCVIMRNVLQPMSVEEIAKSWDVCARDVITDYAQQNGGGNFSSTYGTWEKHLSSTYGTWEKHFNMPI
- the LOC131334807 gene encoding mediator of RNA polymerase II transcription subunit 15a-like isoform X3, which produces MVNKNTNSENSSIPQNAEGNRGGRVLSSKNTVSSRKQQQVQDAEQYEYKQQNQLLKPNCNPRNIPHSVIKTEILFQEQQPICLSQRQQPVMQPSSVLQSAPSSAFHQNPQQNPIYDKKGKQKLQQPILSLQQQFSNATNSRDENNSRSNVYLLGHQNNASSLSSQFRNSSMYNTEKTIYRGPQAEVMVQQQLQRMEANSLPHNQQLLYQMQAQQANLQSQPNPLQQVAIGCTSQISHTNGDDWKEELYQKIQTYKDLYVPDLNVMYRKISSIIQEMDSIPQHPRMAEYEKCKALGTACKTAHNLLHLPKSQMSPSVERSLHDFEEFVNKVLRRYFKPKRSISSLQQERPPPHDVRSVQRLRPQFQNPEVQLNGNQTNPLLQSMSSHPSVTEMEKKKAKSIIQDSKVSSQGPIQQLGNNFDAERGNVVSLSLQNPGNTSSSRSVGNVPQRIISHFDLSSNTSQNMCVLQQNEQQMIKSRLAKRQPQIRQMTKQSVQQTEAHQIRQLHLNDVNNMKVRQGIGFKEGSFLQNHSTGKLSVSNPHILRSGPPSPQVIEASSPQVSQFYSPQFDQKILHTPFANSGSRLNSPNSRSVGPSPSTSIGPFLTKGDPIKLTSVVSSLASSGDVEFKESSSKLPLHTSYVISTPGLSPSYLLGESDGLDGNQNQVSTTNFCESRLTEEPIQRLVKAVRSLSYKSLRASISDMESVVRLVDSAAASKPGNGSRSAIGEDLAGVAIQGEKLDWNSRKMKMRRHIGAVQSNICASSSKTDSFKQLTDPEKCEDSTATSYNKRPRGEVKCTLVQEIREINRRLVDTVVDISEEEVNSTCGTSASEGSEGTIVRCSFNAVTINPDMTSEHASAIMSLLSPLLLFIPRNYPDCSPILLDKLPAKVSAGCEDLLGKAKSKLCVIMRNVLQPMSVEEIAKSWDVCARDVITDYAQQNGGGNFSSTYGTWEKHLSSTYGTWEKHFNMPI
- the LOC131334807 gene encoding mediator of RNA polymerase II transcription subunit 15a-like isoform X5, with product MVNKNTNSENSSIPQNAEGNRGGRVLSSKNTVSSRKQQQVQDAEQYEYKQQNQLLKPNCNPRNIPHSVIKTEILFQEQQPICLSQRQQPVMQPSSVLQSAPSSAFHQNPQQNPIYDKKGKQKLQQPILSLQQQFSNATNSRDENNSRSNVYLLGHQNNASSLSSQFRNSSMYNTEKTIYRGPQAEVMVQQQLQRMEANSLPHNQQLLYQMQAQQANLQSQPNPLQQGKSVQPSGSLLLPQHLFEQQKQASESQSNFPVVSSMAIGCTSQISHTNGDDWKEELYQKIQTYKDLYVPDLNVMYRKISSIIQEMDSIPQHPRMAEYEKCKALGTACKTAHNLLHLPKSQMSPSVERSLHDFEEFVNKVLRRYFKPKRSISSLQQERPPPHDVRSVQRLRPQFQNPEVQLNGNQTNPLLQSMSSHPSVTEMEKKKAKSIIQDSKVSSQGPIQQLGNNFDAERGNVVSLSLQNPGNTSSSRSVGNVPQRIISHFDLSSNTSQNMCVLQQNEQQMIKSRLAKRQPQIRQMTKQSVQQTEAHQIRQLHLNDVNNMKVRQGIGFKEGSFLQNHSTGKLSVSNPHILRSGPPSPQVIEASSPQVSQFYSPQFDQKILHTPFANSGSRLNSPNSRSVGPSPSTSIGPFLTKGDPIKLTSVVSSLASSGDVEFKESSSKLPLHTSYVISTPGLSPSYLLGESDGLDGNQNQVSTTNFCESRLTEEPIQRLVKAVRSLSYKSLRASISDMESVVRLVDSAAASKPGNGSRSAIGEDLAGVAIQGEKLDWNSRKMKMRRHIGAVQSNICASSSKTDSFKQLTDPEKCEDSTATSYNKRPRGKVYPSARNKRDKPAIS
- the LOC131334807 gene encoding mediator of RNA polymerase II transcription subunit 15a-like isoform X4: MVNKNTNSENSSIPQNAEGNRGGRVLSSKNTVSSRKQQQVQDAEQYEYKQQNQLLKPNCNPRNIPHSVIKTEILFQEQQPICLSQRQQPVMQPSSVLQSAPSSAFHQNPQQNPIYDKKGKQKLQQPILSLQQQFSNATNSRDENNSRSNVYLLGHQNNASSLSSQFRNSSMYNTEKTIYRGPQAEVMVQQQLQRMEANSLPHNQQLLYQMQAQQANLQSQPNPLQQGCTSQISHTNGDDWKEELYQKIQTYKDLYVPDLNVMYRKISSIIQEMDSIPQHPRMAEYEKCKALGTACKTAHNLLHLPKSQMSPSVERSLHDFEEFVNKVLRRYFKPKRSISSLQQERPPPHDVRSVQRLRPQFQNPEVQLNGNQTNPLLQSMSSHPSVTEMEKKKAKSIIQDSKVSSQGPIQQLGNNFDAERGNVVSLSLQNPGNTSSSRSVGNVPQRIISHFDLSSNTSQNMCVLQQNEQQMIKSRLAKRQPQIRQMTKQSVQQTEAHQIRQLHLNDVNNMKVRQGIGFKEGSFLQNHSTGKLSVSNPHILRSGPPSPQVIEASSPQVSQFYSPQFDQKILHTPFANSGSRLNSPNSRSVGPSPSTSIGPFLTKGDPIKLTSVVSSLASSGDVEFKESSSKLPLHTSYVISTPGLSPSYLLGESDGLDGNQNQVSTTNFCESRLTEEPIQRLVKAVRSLSYKSLRASISDMESVVRLVDSAAASKPGNGSRSAIGEDLAGVAIQGEKLDWNSRKMKMRRHIGAVQSNICASSSKTDSFKQLTDPEKCEDSTATSYNKRPRGEVKCTLVQEIREINRRLVDTVVDISEEEVNSTCGTSASEGSEGTIVRCSFNAVTINPDMTSEHASAIMSLLSPLLLFIPRNYPDCSPILLDKLPAKVSAGCEDLLGKAKSKLCVIMRNVLQPMSVEEIAKSWDVCARDVITDYAQQNGGGNFSSTYGTWEKHLSSTYGTWEKHFNMPI
- the LOC131334807 gene encoding mediator of RNA polymerase II transcription subunit 15a-like isoform X2, with the protein product MVNKNTNSENSSIPQNAEGNRGGRVLSSKNTVSSRKQQQVQDAEQYEYKQQNQLLKPNCNPRNIPHSVIKTEILFQEQQPICLSQRQQPVMQPSSVLQSAPSSAFHQNPQQNPIYDKKGKQKLQQPILSLQQQFSNATNSRDENNSRSNVYLLGHQNNASSLSSQFRNSSMYNTEKTIYRGPQAEVMVQQQLQRMEANSLPHNQQLLYQMQAQQANLQSQPNPLQQGKSVQPSGSLLLPQHLFEQQKQASESQMAIGCTSQISHTNGDDWKEELYQKIQTYKDLYVPDLNVMYRKISSIIQEMDSIPQHPRMAEYEKCKALGTACKTAHNLLHLPKSQMSPSVERSLHDFEEFVNKVLRRYFKPKRSISSLQQERPPPHDVRSVQRLRPQFQNPEVQLNGNQTNPLLQSMSSHPSVTEMEKKKAKSIIQDSKVSSQGPIQQLGNNFDAERGNVVSLSLQNPGNTSSSRSVGNVPQRIISHFDLSSNTSQNMCVLQQNEQQMIKSRLAKRQPQIRQMTKQSVQQTEAHQIRQLHLNDVNNMKVRQGIGFKEGSFLQNHSTGKLSVSNPHILRSGPPSPQVIEASSPQVSQFYSPQFDQKILHTPFANSGSRLNSPNSRSVGPSPSTSIGPFLTKGDPIKLTSVVSSLASSGDVEFKESSSKLPLHTSYVISTPGLSPSYLLGESDGLDGNQNQVSTTNFCESRLTEEPIQRLVKAVRSLSYKSLRASISDMESVVRLVDSAAASKPGNGSRSAIGEDLAGVAIQGEKLDWNSRKMKMRRHIGAVQSNICASSSKTDSFKQLTDPEKCEDSTATSYNKRPRGEVKCTLVQEIREINRRLVDTVVDISEEEVNSTCGTSASEGSEGTIVRCSFNAVTINPDMTSEHASAIMSLLSPLLLFIPRNYPDCSPILLDKLPAKVSAGCEDLLGKAKSKLCVIMRNVLQPMSVEEIAKSWDVCARDVITDYAQQNGGGNFSSTYGTWEKHLSSTYGTWEKHFNMPI